Part of the Terriglobales bacterium genome is shown below.
TGATCGGCTGGCTGTTTTCCTTCCGCAAAGGCCGCGCACTGACGGAGAAGGACACCATCGTCATCTCTGATTTCGTCAACACGACTAGGGAAGAGGTCTTCGATGACACCTTAAGGCAGGGACTCTCGGTACAACTTGGGCAGTCGCCCTTTTTTTCCCTGATTTCCGATAGCAAGGTGAATCAAACCTTGAAGCTGATGGGACACTCCGCCGGTGACCGGTTGACGCCCGAAATCACGCGGGAGGTCTGCCAGCGCACGGGCAGCAAGGCGTACCTGAGTGGGTCGATTGCGAATTTGGGCAGCCAATATGTAATCGGATTGAAAGCATTGAACTGTAGCACTGGCGACGTTCTGGCCGAAGCACAGGAACAGGCCGAGAGCAAAGAGGCCGTGCTTCGGGTCTTGGACATAGCGGCTGTGGATATGCGCAGTAAGCTCGGTGAGTCCTTGAGTTCGGTGCAGAAGCACGCCACGCCAGTCGAAGAAGCTACCACATCGTCGCTGGAGGCCCTGAAGGCATACAGCCTGGGACGCAAAGTGAAGTATTCCAGAGGGGAAGCCGCGGCGCTGCCCTTTTACAAGCGGGCGATTGAGCTCGATCCGAAGTTTGCTTTGGCCTACGCAGGGCTCGCAAACACCTACCAGAACCTGACTGAAGTTGGCCTGGCAGCGGAACATGCCCGGAAGGCATACGAGCTGCGGCAGAAGGTGAGTGAACGGGAGCGTTTCTACATAGAGGCATTCTATTACCACTACGGTAGGGGAGAACTGGAGAAGGCGGCGCAAACTTACGAACTGTGGCAGCAGACCTATCCGAGAGACTTTGTGCCAATCGGTAATCTGGGAGTCATTTCCGCCAACTTGGGACACTATGAGAAGGCAGTGGATGTATTCCGCGATGCGCTGGGGTTGGAGCCCAATTACGGGGTCCTCTACAGTAACCTTGCCTACAACTACACAGCTCTCAATCAGCTAGACGAGGCCGAGGCAGTGTACAGGCAGGCGGAGGAGCGAAAGATGAAGAGTGAAGGCTTGGTCTCGGATCGCTACGTGTTGGCCTTCCTGAAGGGCGATGCCGCGCAGATGGCGGAGTGCCTCTCGGCTGCTACTGGTAAGCCAGGCGTTGAAGATCTACTACTTGCTTCTCAAGCAGACACTCAAGCCTGGTATGGAAAACTTAAGAGCGCTCGCGACCTGACCAGGCAAGCGATGGATTCCGCCCTGCGCAATGATGCCAAAGAGACCGCCGCTTCGTATCAGGCCGAGGCGGCATTGCGAGAGGTCGAATCTGGCTACGGGGATCGGGGGCGTGCCGAGGCGAACGCCGCCTTGAAACTGGGCGCAAACCGGGATGTCCGGGCTATAGCTGGCCTCGCCTTAGCACGTTCAGGCGACATTGCAGGAGCAGAGAAGCTGGCGGCAGAACTCGACAAAATGTTTCCACTCGACACGCTGGTGCAGGGTTACTGGTTGCCCAGCATTCGGGCGGCCCTTGCCCTGGATCGGAAAGACCCGAACCGGGCTCTTGATCTACTAAAGCAGGCGAGCGCGATAGAACTCGGCACCCCCACCAACATCTCGATCTACCTATGCCCCGTTTATTTGCGCGGGGAAGCATATCTCGCGTTGCACGACGGCGACCGAGCCGCAACTGAGTTTCAAAAGTTCCTCGACCACTGGGGTCTGGTGG
Proteins encoded:
- a CDS encoding protein kinase translates to MIGKTISRYRVVEKVGGGGMGVVYKAEDQQLRRHVALKFLSEDPANDSTTLERFKREAQCASTLDHPNICTIFEVGEHSGQQFLVMQFLEGKTLQGHIQGRPLTIELLLDLGIQITDALDAAHTQGIIHRDIKPTNIFVTERGQVKMLDFGLAKVVQSKRQVVGANSTAVTVVDEKYLTSAGRMLGTVAYMSPEQVRGKEVDARTDLFSFGVVLYEMTTGILPFRGESSGAIFDAILNRAPVAPARLNPDLPSELENIINKALEKDRKLRYQSAADIHADLQRLKRDSDSARTTVGRAKRDPQTARQFRWIVPASAAILALLLIGWLFSFRKGRALTEKDTIVISDFVNTTREEVFDDTLRQGLSVQLGQSPFFSLISDSKVNQTLKLMGHSAGDRLTPEITREVCQRTGSKAYLSGSIANLGSQYVIGLKALNCSTGDVLAEAQEQAESKEAVLRVLDIAAVDMRSKLGESLSSVQKHATPVEEATTSSLEALKAYSLGRKVKYSRGEAAALPFYKRAIELDPKFALAYAGLANTYQNLTEVGLAAEHARKAYELRQKVSERERFYIEAFYYHYGRGELEKAAQTYELWQQTYPRDFVPIGNLGVISANLGHYEKAVDVFRDALGLEPNYGVLYSNLAYNYTALNQLDEAEAVYRQAEERKMKSEGLVSDRYVLAFLKGDAAQMAECLSAATGKPGVEDLLLASQADTQAWYGKLKSARDLTRQAMDSALRNDAKETAASYQAEAALREVESGYGDRGRAEANAALKLGANRDVRAIAGLALARSGDIAGAEKLAAELDKMFPLDTLVQGYWLPSIRAALALDRKDPNRALDLLKQASAIELGTPTNISIYLCPVYLRGEAYLALHDGDRAATEFQKFLDHWGLVGNFPWGALARLGLARSYTMQGDTVKAKASYKDFLTIWKDADPDVPVLRQAREEYAKLQ